The genomic window CATTCTCACTACTCTCCGCACCTATCTCTTTGTCGATACCACCAACCGCATCGATCTGGGTTTGGGTTCGGAAATTATCGATCATTTGGTGCGTTTACCCCTGCGCTATTTTGAACGCCGTCCCGTGGGGGAAGTGGCGAGTCGCGTCAACGAACTGGAAAATATTCGTTCCTTCCTCACTGGAACCGCCCTCACTGTCGTCCTCGATGCCCTCTTTTCCGTCGTCTACATCGCAGTGATGGTCTTCTATAGCTGGCAATTGACCCTCGTTGCCCTTGCTACGGTTCCGATCTTTGCCTTCCTCACCTTACTCCTCTCCCCCACGATTCGCTCTCAACTGCGAACCAAAGCCGAACGCAACGCTGAAACCCAGTCTTATTTGGTTGAGGTGATGTCGGGGATTCAAACCGTCAAAGCCCAAAACATCGAATTGCAGTCGCGCTGGCAGTGGCAAAAGCGTTATGCTCGCTACGTTTCGGCGGGTTTTAATACCGTTGTTACCTCCACCTTGGCGCAATCGACAAGCAACTTTTTTAATAAATTTTCCGGCTTGCTCGTATTGTGGGTAGGGGCTTATTTAGTGTTAGATCAAAAATTGAGTTTGGGTCAGTTGATCGCCTTCCGGATTATCGCCAGTTATGTCACCTCTCCACTGTTACGCCTCGCCCAACTGTGGCAAAACTTCCAGGAAATTGGTCTATCCCTAGAACGTCTCAGCGATATTGTCGATACGCCCCAAGAAGCAGAACGCGATCGTAATAATATTCCCATGCCAGCAATTCAAGGAGCAGTTCGCTACGAAAATGTCTCCTTCCGATTTCGTCCCAATACGCCACCGCAATTGGTGAATGTGAATCTTGAATTTAAAGCGGGGCAATTTGTGGGGATTGTGGGGAAAAGTGGTGCGGGAAAAAGTACGCTGGTTAAGTTGCTCATTCGGCTGTATCCCTTGGAAGCGGGACGTATTTTTATCGACGATTATGATGTTTCCAAAGTGGAACTCTATTCTCTGCGGCGACAAATTGGCATGGTTCCCCAGGAAACGCTGCTGTTTGACGGGACGGTGCAAGAAAATATTGCCATCAATAACCCCGATGCCAGCACTGACGATATTATCGAAGCGGCACAAATTGCGGCGGCTCACGAGTTTATTATGGGATTGCCGAGTGGTTACAATACCCGCGTGGGGGAACGGGGTGCAGCCCTTTCCGGGGGACAACGACAAAGAATCGCGATCGCGCGCACGGTTCTACAACGTCCGGAAATGCTAGTTCTCGACGAAGCCACCAGCGCCCTCGATTATATTACCGAACAACAGGTTTGTCTCAATCTCGCCGAAGCATTTCGCGATCGCAGCGTCTTCTTTGTCACCCACCGCCTCGCAACGATTCAACACGCCGATGTGATTGTCATGATGGATAGCGGCGCAGTGGTTGAGGTGGGAACCCACAAAGAGTTACTCGCCCTTCGCGGACGCTATTATGCCCTGTATCAACAGCAAGAAATGAAACGATAAGGCTATCAGCTCAAGATCGACTTTAAATCAGGAATATAAAGTTTCTCCCTTTCTTTGTCGGTGTAGGTTTTTCCCTATTCCCTATTCCCTTGCCGTCAGGCGCTGATGACTGTTAACTGTTAACTGTAAAGTCTCCCATTTCCTCAACCAAACGTTGCTCTAAGCGATCGCATAAGGTGCTAATATCCTCAGAAGCTTGCTCGAAACAGTCCGGAGGCAGTGGATCTGGAGCAAAATTAATTAACTTAATTTGACCCTCGCCAATAGCAATCAAAAGAGCTTCCTTTTCGGGTCGATAACCGTCTACAATGCCTAAAATTTCCTGTAATTGATTGTTGACATTGCGATTGAGCATTTCAATGGCTTGTCGCGAACAGGCAATGAAATGGGGTGAGGGTTGAAGGTCAATGCCCAAAATTTCTCCCGGTTCCTCTTGTTCGAGGGTAAATCCCCACGTTAATGCGGCGAGTTCCTGTTGATTTTCCCTCGCAAATCGATCGAGGTGATATTTCCATGCTTCTTCCCCAGTTTCGGGTTGAGGACGACCAAATCCTATCATTGTTCTTTTTCTTTTCCTTGCGCGATCGCGATTTATTTCCTGTTAGTCAAAAATATCACCTTGAGCGGCTCTCTCGTGAGATTTATAGCTATAGCGTTGACCTTTGGGACGTGGAACTGGAAGGGATCGCAAAAGGGAATAGGGAATAGCGCCGAGACCCCGCGTCGCCGTCAGGCGCAAACGTCCGGCACAAGCATTTGAGGAAACCTCAAATGACGCGGACTTGGGAACGCTCGGCAAGACAGGGAACAGGGAATAGTAGAAAGAGAGACAGGTGTTATTTGGGGGATATGAAAAATGGGTGTGGGGTTTCACGCTTCGTTTGGAAACGCTATATAGCCAGAAATATCAAGCCTTTAACTCTTAATGATTTTTGCACCTTCGACTTCTCCAAATTCTTGCATAATGCGATCGATCCAAGCTTGAGTTTTAGCTTTTGCCATACGCTGTTTTGTCGCAGATTTTGCCACGACACCTTCAAATGTAATCCCTTCAATTAGTCCTTGACGAACGGCATCAATATAGTCTTCATTCCATTCCACTTGTCCCAAATATTTCGGGAGAGGAACGGTCGAAAATAGATCGAGGAATTCTTCAGGATTCAAAAAACCTCTTGTATTGGGAGCAAGATCGATTAAAGTCACTCGTTGTTGTTCGGAGAGATCGTGTCGTCCGGCAAAGCTATTATCGCCGTGAAATTCACAGAATGCATCTAACCGTTTCCACCCTTTTTTCTTGGCAGTAGCAACGATGATATCTGCATAGACATTGAAAAAATATTCGTAGCCGATTTTATACAGCTTATGATCGATGGGTAAATTCCGAGTTCGAGTCGCGTATTCATACCATCCCTGGCGACGATTCCAACTAAAACGTAAATTAGAACCGTCAAGTTTATCAAATACGTAAGCTTGGAACGATTTTCGCGATTGTCGAATAGAGGGATATTGTTTCATGTTTCTTTTGAGCTGATGGCTGATTTCTGAATTAGGCGGGGTAGAATTGTGCTTTCATTCGCTGACAGTAGTCAACCAAATTGGTGAGTGTTTGCACTTTTTGCTTGAGTGGAGACTCAATCGGAACCCATAAAATATTGGCGAGTATGCCGTAGGCAGTGGCATCTAAGGTTGTCGGTCGGTCTCCCATGAAAAAGGGTTTTTCGGCTAAGAAATTAGATAGCGCGATCGCGTCGAGGGTGCCAATTTGATAAACTTCTGAGGCAGAATGCCTCCCTATCCCCTGTCCGTGGAGATTCTGGAGTGTTGTTTTGCGAGCGAGTGGAGGAATGATTTGACGCAGAATGGGGGGAAAATCGTCAAAAAAAGCGGCTTTGGTGATTGCCCAATTTTTAGGTTCCTGCCAGCGACTGTAAGTCAAAACCCAGTACAGATTTTCTTCGAGAAGCCGTTTCATGGCGAGGGAAA from Lusitaniella coriacea LEGE 07157 includes these protein-coding regions:
- a CDS encoding glutathione S-transferase family protein, which produces METTIELYQFVPAWELPNSSPFCLKLETYLRMVKLPFKTVVTNDLRQAPKGKMPYIRDRGKIIADSNLILEYLQQTYGCNLDDHLNASELAISLAMKRLLEENLYWVLTYSRWQEPKNWAITKAAFFDDFPPILRQIIPPLARKTTLQNLHGQGIGRHSASEVYQIGTLDAIALSNFLAEKPFFMGDRPTTLDATAYGILANILWVPIESPLKQKVQTLTNLVDYCQRMKAQFYPA
- the ccmS gene encoding beta-carboxysome assembly chaperone CcmS is translated as MIGFGRPQPETGEEAWKYHLDRFARENQQELAALTWGFTLEQEEPGEILGIDLQPSPHFIACSRQAIEMLNRNVNNQLQEILGIVDGYRPEKEALLIAIGEGQIKLINFAPDPLPPDCFEQASEDISTLCDRLEQRLVEEMGDFTVNS
- a CDS encoding peptidase domain-containing ABC transporter → MSYTAADIQAFLASKVPFRELPSGVLAQLATQMQPLRYRMGQAIVLREKMPDRIAILYQGQARLLGYDPGTRMPMTLELLESGSLMGWVSWMRGVACETAIASTESICLTLDAPAFLKLLQDYPQCRAALEGQPSLVEVFDLLIHQELLQAKGAVQVKDIAQGAIAAAQIQHLPPGKHDLKDLDPKLFWFASGGAIEDFAPNTCLEMPFESASLKVTGDRPARLIGLQEGDLSFETAPEEEISGTVEEVSPTLDASYTAIPYAPDRLLESESEPAPEPVPEKNQKFPFVRGTNPLEVGTACFQMLCLYFQIPFRREVVRRVLAHQLQRNDSLSLYFCGSVAELLGLNAQLLNVPASAITRLNAPALVIWQDSLAILYEINDRRLAIAVPEIGILRRKPADFLDTWGATGQVLLLQPTKETPQKRFGLSWFLPAIARYRWVLVLVFIASFFVQLFGLANPLIVQVIIDQVIVKNTPTLLQFLGIFLLIVALLEAILTTLRTYLFVDTTNRIDLGLGSEIIDHLVRLPLRYFERRPVGEVASRVNELENIRSFLTGTALTVVLDALFSVVYIAVMVFYSWQLTLVALATVPIFAFLTLLLSPTIRSQLRTKAERNAETQSYLVEVMSGIQTVKAQNIELQSRWQWQKRYARYVSAGFNTVVTSTLAQSTSNFFNKFSGLLVLWVGAYLVLDQKLSLGQLIAFRIIASYVTSPLLRLAQLWQNFQEIGLSLERLSDIVDTPQEAERDRNNIPMPAIQGAVRYENVSFRFRPNTPPQLVNVNLEFKAGQFVGIVGKSGAGKSTLVKLLIRLYPLEAGRIFIDDYDVSKVELYSLRRQIGMVPQETLLFDGTVQENIAINNPDASTDDIIEAAQIAAAHEFIMGLPSGYNTRVGERGAALSGGQRQRIAIARTVLQRPEMLVLDEATSALDYITEQQVCLNLAEAFRDRSVFFVTHRLATIQHADVIVMMDSGAVVEVGTHKELLALRGRYYALYQQQEMKR
- a CDS encoding RNA ligase family protein gives rise to the protein MKQYPSIRQSRKSFQAYVFDKLDGSNLRFSWNRRQGWYEYATRTRNLPIDHKLYKIGYEYFFNVYADIIVATAKKKGWKRLDAFCEFHGDNSFAGRHDLSEQQRVTLIDLAPNTRGFLNPEEFLDLFSTVPLPKYLGQVEWNEDYIDAVRQGLIEGITFEGVVAKSATKQRMAKAKTQAWIDRIMQEFGEVEGAKIIKS